AACGCCGTAGGCATTGTATTCATCACTTCATTTCCATAGCTACAGACGAAAACCCCCACTGTTCCCGAAGTCAGTGCAATGAGTTTTACCCTCAACCTGTCGTCCTTTATCTTCCATACAATTCCACAACATTTACCGACGATATACATCATTATGCCAAACCAAATGACAAAACCTATGATTCCATACATCACCCACACTTTCACCCAATAGCTGTCTGGCTCAATGGTAGAAAGGAATTTATCTTTATTATACTCCTTCCCCCAGGTACCGATTACACCAAGTCCACCTCCAAACGGTCTTGAGCTTAAGTACTCTTTGAGGATTAGTTGATTGGTAAACCTCACATTCAGAGATGGGTCCGTAGGATCCAATGCCGTTCTTAGCCGAAAAATCTGGTAATTTCCGTTTCCAATGGTAGTAAATTTCAAAAAACCGAGAAAGGCAACGGCAAACATCCCGCCCAACAGCAACACCTTAAAATTTTTACTTAAAAATAAAGCAAAAAAACCACCCGCCACCAGCGCAAACAATGCTCCCCTGGTACCGGAGATCAGCATTCCATAAAACAATATAAAAGCAGCTATTCCAAGCAAAACACGCTTCCACCATAAGAATGGGCCTAGTGCCAATATAAATGCGATTAAACAAATGTGTGCCTGAGAGGCGCCAAACTGCCCCGCATCACTATAGAAGGAAAAAACCCTGAGTTTGCCCCAGAGTAAGTGTGTTTGGGCAGCCCCGTTATCAAGAAACTGCTGTTCTCCAGAGGTTAATCCTACAAATAGCTGCCGCATTCCATAAAAAGTTCCCGCCACAGAAATGATAATGATCAGTGCCAGAAAATGATTCAGGTCTTTTTTGCGATTCAATATCACAAAGCTTAAAGGCACAATCATAATAAAATAAAGTGCGGAACTTCTGATTTCCTGAACCCAGCCTCTCACACTTGCTCCCGCCGGATTAATCACTTCGATCAGACTGATCATAAACCAGAATAACGCCAGGAAAACCAGATCATTATTAGCAAGTTTCCAGTTTACCCTGTTACTATTAAAAAAGACAGAACACCAGACCAGCAGAATCATCACTTCCACTCCAATCCCAAACGGAATGCTGGAGCTGATTTCCCGATACAGAAAAATCACCATAAAACAGAAAGCAAACATGCCGTAAAAAGCGAACTTTATCTCCCTTACGGTGATCAGCAGATAGATGATTCCCAAAAAGGTTACGGTAAGCATAATCGGAACGATCACCCCAAAACGGACCGCCAGGAAAGCAACAGCCAGTGAGAAAATAATCCCAATTGTCAATAAAACGAAATTACTGCTTTCTCGCAACCAGACTTTCATAAAAAGAGTATCGGTTTATAGGAACAGAGAAGACACTTATAAAGGGGCCTTCTCATTCAATTCTTTGATTTTCACTTTG
This region of Pedobacter steynii genomic DNA includes:
- a CDS encoding O-antigen ligase family protein; the protein is MKVWLRESSNFVLLTIGIIFSLAVAFLAVRFGVIVPIMLTVTFLGIIYLLITVREIKFAFYGMFAFCFMVIFLYREISSSIPFGIGVEVMILLVWCSVFFNSNRVNWKLANNDLVFLALFWFMISLIEVINPAGASVRGWVQEIRSSALYFIMIVPLSFVILNRKKDLNHFLALIIIISVAGTFYGMRQLFVGLTSGEQQFLDNGAAQTHLLWGKLRVFSFYSDAGQFGASQAHICLIAFILALGPFLWWKRVLLGIAAFILFYGMLISGTRGALFALVAGGFFALFLSKNFKVLLLGGMFAVAFLGFLKFTTIGNGNYQIFRLRTALDPTDPSLNVRFTNQLILKEYLSSRPFGGGLGVIGTWGKEYNKDKFLSTIEPDSYWVKVWVMYGIIGFVIWFGIMMYIVGKCCGIVWKIKDDRLRVKLIALTSGTVGVFVCSYGNEVMNTMPTALILYVSWAFVYLGPRLDKEKEESINQVITN